A single genomic interval of Alistipes provencensis harbors:
- a CDS encoding sulfatase family protein, translating to MKTRLKTGLLLCGGVLGGTAAVAAQKQPNILLVLSDDQSAFAVGCYGNADIRTPNLDRFASEGVRFNRAYATSPQSVPSRASIMTGRSPVAVNMTRFNVTLARRFRAFPEYLRENGYYTGVAGRGYHLDGAVSGRVGKIKEVELYYAEHGYKTFPDRLDTCMVVADARKGESHWKINAQFRTFMERRDKDKPFFLQLCYSDPHTPYDAPKVHDPRSLTLPPFYPDTQLVREYTAAYYDEIHRMDADFGEVLRYLDEHGLSDDTIVIFMGDNGGAQFMAKGTLYENGIRVPFMIRWPGHIAPAVTDAVVSNVDIASTCLAAAGLPVPEEMEGENLLPLMTQGQTPAERWVYSVRSCHATNSLPTDTSVFDQMRCIVGERYKLIYNLLPGQPWVPIDFAGTEMFAELKRMHESGRLDARSSRLYFPATRPMFELYDLRNDPGEQRNLIDDPALKEVRNDLILKLTYKMIEDEDFVTLPHPKIYE from the coding sequence ATGAAAACCCGACTGAAAACCGGACTGCTGCTCTGCGGCGGTGTCTTGGGCGGCACTGCCGCCGTCGCAGCTCAGAAACAGCCCAATATCCTGCTGGTGCTGAGCGACGACCAGAGCGCCTTCGCCGTCGGCTGTTACGGCAACGCCGACATCCGGACGCCGAATCTCGACCGATTCGCTTCGGAGGGCGTGCGCTTCAACCGCGCCTACGCCACCTCGCCGCAGAGCGTACCCTCGCGCGCCTCGATCATGACGGGGCGTTCGCCCGTGGCGGTAAACATGACCCGCTTCAACGTGACGCTCGCCCGCCGCTTCCGTGCCTTTCCCGAATACCTGCGCGAAAACGGGTACTACACGGGCGTCGCCGGACGCGGCTACCACCTCGACGGAGCCGTCAGCGGCCGGGTCGGAAAGATCAAGGAGGTCGAACTCTACTATGCGGAGCACGGCTACAAGACCTTCCCCGACCGGCTCGACACCTGCATGGTCGTCGCCGACGCCCGCAAAGGCGAGAGCCACTGGAAGATCAACGCGCAGTTCCGGACCTTCATGGAACGCCGCGACAAGGACAAGCCTTTTTTCCTGCAACTCTGCTATTCCGATCCCCACACGCCTTACGACGCCCCGAAGGTGCACGATCCCCGGTCGCTGACCCTCCCGCCGTTCTATCCCGACACGCAATTGGTCCGCGAATACACGGCAGCCTATTACGACGAGATACATCGGATGGACGCCGATTTCGGAGAGGTGCTTCGCTACCTCGACGAGCACGGACTGAGCGACGATACGATCGTCATTTTCATGGGCGACAACGGCGGAGCGCAGTTCATGGCCAAAGGCACGCTCTATGAAAACGGCATCCGGGTTCCGTTCATGATCCGCTGGCCCGGGCACATCGCTCCGGCCGTGACCGACGCCGTGGTCTCCAACGTGGACATCGCTTCGACCTGTCTAGCGGCCGCCGGACTGCCGGTCCCCGAAGAGATGGAGGGCGAAAATCTGCTGCCCCTCATGACGCAGGGCCAGACCCCGGCCGAAAGATGGGTCTATTCCGTACGGAGCTGCCACGCGACCAATTCGCTGCCGACCGACACTTCGGTCTTCGACCAGATGCGCTGCATCGTCGGCGAACGCTACAAACTCATCTACAACCTGCTGCCCGGACAGCCGTGGGTTCCCATCGATTTCGCCGGCACGGAGATGTTCGCCGAACTGAAGCGTATGCACGAAAGCGGCCGGCTCGATGCGCGTTCGAGCCGCCTCTACTTCCCGGCGACACGCCCGATGTTCGAACTCTACGACCTGCGGAACGATCCCGGCGAACAGCGCAACCTGATCGACGATCCGGCACTGAAGGAGGTCCGCAACGACCTGATTCTGAAACTGACCTACAAGATGATCGAGGACGAAGATTTCGTGACGCTCCCTCATCCGAAAATTTACGAATAA